One region of Rhodocaloribacter litoris genomic DNA includes:
- a CDS encoding DsbA family protein: protein MKNLITLLSLAAVLIGCNPQVNGQTPDVQGDRKARILANLTHQIPQLKRLDPQMGDLAPSELPGFDEGAFTFMTQRGRQEQRFLVSTDDRYLYLIAAGPFDVSRSAEEIAEAEARARQATHETLLAAAKHYPVRGNPEAPVTIVEFSDFQCPYCARATGTVEEVLAKYPDEVRLVYAHFPLDFHAWARPAAIAATCAAGQSTGAFWTLHDFYFDNQQTITPENVLSRSKEVLSGTGIDLAAWSTCAEDTTSDAHAAAARQVQAEMNLGIELGVTGTPGFFVNGRFLSGVQPLEAFEQAIREARQEAP, encoded by the coding sequence ATGAAAAATCTTATCACGCTGCTTTCCCTGGCGGCCGTACTGATCGGTTGTAACCCGCAGGTGAACGGCCAGACGCCGGACGTCCAGGGGGACCGCAAGGCCCGCATTCTGGCCAACCTGACCCACCAGATCCCGCAGTTGAAGCGGCTGGACCCGCAGATGGGCGATCTGGCGCCGAGCGAATTACCCGGCTTCGACGAGGGCGCCTTCACCTTCATGACCCAGCGGGGCCGCCAGGAACAGCGGTTTCTCGTCTCGACCGACGACCGGTATCTCTACCTCATTGCCGCCGGCCCCTTCGACGTGAGCCGGTCCGCCGAAGAGATCGCTGAAGCCGAGGCCCGGGCGCGTCAGGCCACCCACGAAACCCTGCTGGCGGCGGCGAAACACTACCCGGTGCGGGGCAACCCGGAGGCCCCCGTGACCATCGTCGAGTTCTCCGACTTCCAGTGCCCGTACTGTGCCCGGGCCACCGGTACCGTCGAGGAGGTGCTGGCGAAGTATCCGGACGAGGTGCGCCTGGTCTATGCCCACTTCCCGCTGGATTTCCACGCCTGGGCCCGGCCGGCCGCCATCGCGGCCACGTGTGCGGCCGGGCAAAGCACCGGGGCGTTCTGGACGCTGCACGACTTCTATTTCGACAACCAGCAGACGATCACCCCGGAGAACGTCCTGAGCCGGAGCAAGGAAGTGCTCTCCGGCACGGGGATCGACCTGGCAGCCTGGTCCACCTGTGCCGAGGACACCACCTCGGACGCCCATGCCGCCGCCGCCCGGCAGGTCCAGGCCGAGATGAACCTGGGAATCGAGCTCGGGGTCACGGGCACGCCGGGCTTTTTCGTGAACGGGCGGTTCCTCAGCGGGGTCCAGCCCCTCGAGGCGTTCGAACAGGCCATCCGGGAGGCACGGCAAGAAGCCCCCTGA
- a CDS encoding M28 family peptidase → MQRAFFVLVVGMLAFAPPGQARAQACFERAALLGHAARLADDRYEGRATGTGGGRAARDYIRDTYGKLGLKAFGTYVRPFTFTARDGRDVEGFNVVGFIPGTERPDLFLVVTAHFDHLGIVDGQIYNGADDNASGVAALLAAAACFTAQPPRHSILFAALDAEEQGLRGAEAFLAEPPVPRDRIVLNVNLDMVGRGDKNELFASGTYHYPFLKTFLEPVGARSAVRLRFGHDRPEDGHDDWTFASDHGVFHRHGIPYVYFGVEDHPDYHKPTDDFEAIPQDFFVNAVATIVDALRTFDVRLGEVRRHALGAE, encoded by the coding sequence ATGCAGCGAGCGTTTTTCGTCCTTGTGGTGGGGATGCTGGCTTTTGCCCCGCCGGGGCAGGCGAGGGCCCAGGCGTGCTTCGAGCGGGCGGCGCTGCTCGGTCATGCGGCGCGCCTGGCCGATGACCGCTATGAAGGCCGGGCCACGGGGACCGGCGGGGGGCGTGCCGCCCGCGACTACATCCGGGACACCTATGGAAAACTCGGGCTGAAAGCCTTCGGGACGTACGTCCGGCCCTTCACCTTCACCGCGCGAGACGGCCGGGACGTCGAAGGGTTCAACGTGGTCGGTTTCATACCCGGCACCGAGCGCCCCGACCTCTTTCTCGTGGTGACGGCGCACTTCGATCACCTGGGCATCGTGGACGGTCAGATCTATAACGGTGCGGACGACAACGCCTCCGGGGTGGCCGCGCTGCTGGCCGCCGCCGCCTGTTTCACGGCACAGCCGCCCCGGCACTCGATCCTTTTCGCAGCCCTCGACGCCGAGGAGCAGGGCCTCCGGGGGGCCGAAGCCTTTCTCGCCGAACCGCCCGTGCCGCGCGACCGGATCGTGCTCAACGTCAACCTCGACATGGTCGGCCGGGGCGACAAAAACGAGCTGTTCGCCAGCGGCACCTACCACTACCCCTTCCTGAAAACCTTTCTGGAACCCGTCGGGGCACGGAGCGCCGTGCGGCTTCGCTTCGGGCACGACCGCCCCGAAGACGGCCACGACGACTGGACGTTCGCCTCCGATCACGGCGTCTTTCACCGGCACGGCATCCCCTACGTCTACTTCGGCGTCGAAGACCATCCCGACTACCACAAGCCGACGGACGATTTCGAGGCCATCCCGCAGGATTTCTTCGTGAACGCGGTCGCCACCATCGTCGATGCCCTCCGCACCTTCGACGTCCGGCTCGGGGAGGTGCGCCGGCACGCGCTCGGTGCCGAGTGA
- a CDS encoding MOSC domain-containing protein — MLQVSALFVYPIKSTRGRALRQATVEPCGLAGDRRWMLVNAGGTAVTQREAPRLALVEALPEPDGLRVVIPGRDPCFVPRPPREAARVTVRIWGDRVPAAPAPGDVHAAFSAFLGRPVRLVHLPGDVVRPVDPAYAVGADRVSFADGFPLLLASEASLAELNRRLPDPLPMDRFRPNLVVAGGRPFEEDTWKKIRAGEVTFHVVKPCARCVVTTIDQQTGLRGKEPLRTLATFRRREGKVLFGQNLIPEGPGVVRVGDRVEVLHRAG; from the coding sequence ATGTTGCAGGTCAGCGCGCTCTTCGTCTATCCGATCAAGTCGACCCGGGGCCGGGCGCTCCGGCAGGCGACGGTCGAGCCGTGCGGGCTCGCCGGCGACCGGCGCTGGATGCTGGTGAATGCCGGCGGTACGGCGGTGACGCAACGGGAGGCGCCACGCCTGGCCCTCGTCGAGGCCCTGCCGGAGCCGGACGGCCTGCGTGTGGTGATCCCCGGCCGGGATCCGTGCTTCGTCCCCCGGCCACCGCGCGAGGCGGCACGCGTGACGGTGCGCATCTGGGGCGACCGCGTCCCGGCCGCCCCGGCCCCCGGCGACGTGCACGCCGCGTTCTCGGCGTTTCTCGGGCGGCCGGTCCGGCTCGTCCACCTGCCCGGGGACGTGGTGCGCCCGGTCGACCCCGCCTATGCCGTCGGGGCAGACCGGGTCAGCTTCGCCGACGGCTTTCCCCTGCTGCTGGCTTCCGAAGCCTCGCTGGCCGAGCTGAACCGCCGCCTGCCCGACCCCCTGCCCATGGACCGCTTCCGGCCCAACCTGGTGGTTGCGGGAGGACGCCCTTTCGAGGAAGACACGTGGAAGAAGATTCGTGCCGGTGAGGTCACGTTTCACGTCGTCAAACCGTGTGCGCGGTGTGTGGTCACGACCATCGACCAGCAGACGGGCCTCCGGGGCAAGGAGCCGCTGCGCACCCTGGCCACGTTCCGCCGCCGGGAGGGCAAGGTGCTCTTCGGGCAAAACCTCATTCCCGAGGGGCCCGGCGTCGTCCGCGTCGGGGATCGCGTCGAGGTACTGCACCGCGCCGGGTGA
- a CDS encoding RNA-guided endonuclease InsQ/TnpB family protein — translation MRTYRYRAYPNAEQRENLARTFGCARWVYNWGLERRTNAYYGEGKSLTYNSLAVELTQLKKQEETRWLGEVSAVVLQQSLRNLERAFTNFFEKRAGYPSFKRKSGKQSATYASSAFRFDPKAMTLTLAKQKTPLKIRWSRKPEGEVVKVTVTLDPSGRYHVCLHCRCKVEPLPPADPGGKTGKSVGVDLGLNDVVVTSEGFHSGNPKHLRRAYRRLRRVQKALSRKQKGSNNWEKQRRKVARIHARIADRRSDFIHKLTTDLVKNHDVIAVESLAVKNMMKNRHLARSISGAAWGEIVRQLEYKCEWYGRTLIKVDRWFPSSKRCSACGHVRETMSLGVRRWTCEECGTEHQRDENAAENILAVGATVAACGDLSKTRAAGDV, via the coding sequence ATGCGAACATATCGTTACCGGGCTTACCCGAACGCCGAGCAGAGAGAGAACCTCGCCCGTACGTTCGGCTGTGCCCGATGGGTGTACAACTGGGGCCTTGAACGACGTACCAACGCCTACTACGGAGAGGGCAAAAGCCTCACCTACAACAGCCTCGCTGTTGAACTCACGCAGCTCAAGAAACAGGAGGAGACGCGGTGGCTCGGGGAGGTAAGCGCCGTCGTCTTGCAACAGAGCCTCCGCAACCTCGAACGGGCCTTCACCAACTTCTTCGAGAAGCGGGCGGGCTACCCGTCGTTCAAGCGGAAGAGCGGGAAACAAAGCGCGACCTACGCCAGCAGCGCCTTCCGCTTTGACCCAAAAGCGATGACGCTCACGCTGGCGAAGCAGAAGACGCCGCTCAAGATCCGATGGAGCCGGAAGCCGGAGGGCGAGGTCGTCAAAGTGACGGTCACGCTCGATCCATCGGGTCGCTACCACGTCTGCCTGCACTGCCGGTGCAAGGTAGAGCCGCTGCCGCCCGCCGATCCGGGCGGAAAGACAGGTAAGAGCGTCGGCGTCGATCTCGGGCTCAATGACGTGGTGGTAACAAGCGAAGGGTTCCACAGTGGCAACCCGAAGCACCTCCGCCGCGCCTACCGCCGCCTTCGTCGGGTGCAGAAAGCTCTCAGCCGAAAGCAGAAAGGGAGCAACAACTGGGAAAAGCAGCGCCGAAAAGTGGCGAGGATCCACGCCCGTATCGCTGACCGGCGCAGCGACTTCATCCACAAGCTCACGACCGATCTTGTCAAGAACCACGACGTGATCGCTGTCGAGAGCCTTGCGGTGAAGAACATGATGAAGAACCGCCATCTCGCCCGCTCCATCTCGGGAGCCGCGTGGGGCGAGATTGTACGCCAACTCGAATACAAGTGTGAGTGGTACGGGCGTACACTCATCAAGGTGGATCGCTGGTTCCCCTCCTCGAAGCGGTGTAGCGCCTGCGGGCACGTCCGCGAGACGATGTCCCTCGGCGTGCGTCGCTGGACCTGCGAGGAGTGCGGCACCGAACATCAGCGCGATGAGAACGCGGCGGAGAACATTCTGGCGGTCGGAGCGACCGTGGCAGCCTGTGGAGACCTGAGTAAGACCAGAGCAGCAGGCGATGTATGA
- a CDS encoding HNH endonuclease, with product MNGHVLVLNQDYRALTVCSVQRAAVLVILQKAELVEAMPERYLRSPGFRLPWPSIVRLKAYVSVPYKRILLTRKNILRRDHFRCQYCGSRERLTIDHILPRSRGGPDTWENLVAACVPCNNRKGNRTPEEAGMSLRRRPFRPSHVMFIRDYVGTVDEAWKPYLFLK from the coding sequence ATGAACGGTCATGTGCTCGTGCTCAACCAGGACTACCGGGCGCTGACGGTTTGCAGCGTGCAGCGGGCGGCGGTGCTCGTCATTCTGCAGAAAGCGGAGCTCGTCGAGGCGATGCCGGAGCGTTACCTGCGCTCGCCCGGCTTCCGCCTGCCCTGGCCCAGCATCGTCCGCCTGAAGGCCTACGTGTCCGTGCCCTACAAACGCATCCTGCTCACGCGGAAAAACATCCTCCGGCGCGACCATTTCCGGTGCCAGTACTGCGGGAGCCGGGAGCGCCTGACCATCGACCACATCCTGCCCCGCTCGCGGGGGGGGCCGGACACCTGGGAAAACCTTGTGGCGGCCTGTGTGCCCTGCAACAACCGGAAGGGGAACCGGACGCCCGAAGAGGCCGGTATGTCGCTGCGGCGCCGGCCGTTCCGCCCCAGCCACGTCATGTTCATCCGCGATTACGTCGGCACCGTGGACGAGGCCTGGAAGCCCTATCTCTTCTTGAAATAA
- a CDS encoding DUF3592 domain-containing protein, protein MVSRSALLVARLLWGVPVLLFLLAGYQAKVARDLRHTLDEGMPARAEVTAYHRVDRKDVTHAEVSLRVRLAGGAVLEKRQLALPYSLAFLVERDTLDVRVLPGADQEVVITEIAATQARIARMNAAMSFVAFLLFGAGVFWWNRYLRRRGDPARRSAA, encoded by the coding sequence GTGGTTTCCCGTTCTGCGCTGCTCGTGGCCCGGCTGCTCTGGGGCGTGCCCGTCCTGCTGTTCCTGCTGGCCGGCTATCAGGCCAAGGTGGCCCGTGATCTCCGGCACACCCTGGACGAAGGCATGCCCGCCCGGGCCGAGGTGACCGCCTACCACCGCGTCGACCGGAAGGACGTGACGCATGCCGAGGTGAGCCTGCGTGTTCGCCTGGCCGGCGGGGCCGTGCTCGAGAAACGGCAGCTCGCCCTGCCCTACTCGCTGGCCTTCCTGGTCGAACGGGACACGCTCGACGTGCGGGTGTTGCCGGGGGCGGATCAGGAGGTGGTCATCACCGAGATCGCCGCCACGCAGGCCCGCATCGCCCGGATGAACGCGGCGATGAGTTTCGTCGCGTTCCTGCTCTTCGGCGCCGGGGTCTTCTGGTGGAACCGGTATCTCCGGCGACGGGGCGACCCGGCACGCAGGAGCGCGGCCTGA
- the msrP gene encoding protein-methionine-sulfoxide reductase catalytic subunit MsrP, with amino-acid sequence MAYLILPPGWQARERDVTDPAAYRNRRAFIRQLGLGGIALVAGPALPGCTSEPARRHVLPGPDGPLDTIPASAPRDGLPATRNPRFTVPERRITDRLAASSYNNFYEFKNNTADLKNVWPVTGAYEPFPMTLEVRGLVEKPLTLDVAGLIRRMPLEERLYRFRCVEAWSMTIPWTGFPLRKLIEQCRPLSKATHVRFVCLNRPEQMPGLAASKSFYPWPYYEGLRMDEAVNELAFVATGMYGEPLPKQNGSPLRLVLPWKYGYKGPKAFVRIEFVDRQPPTFWNDLQPNEYGFLSNVNPNIPHPRWSQASERFMASLDDVRRVPTQLFNGYTEWVGHLYPDEPTTPVRPMAR; translated from the coding sequence ATGGCCTATCTGATCCTTCCTCCCGGCTGGCAGGCCCGTGAACGGGACGTGACCGACCCGGCGGCCTACCGGAACCGCCGCGCCTTCATCCGGCAACTGGGCCTGGGCGGCATCGCCCTCGTCGCCGGTCCCGCCCTTCCGGGCTGTACCTCGGAGCCGGCCCGCCGCCACGTCCTCCCCGGACCGGACGGCCCGCTCGACACGATCCCCGCCAGCGCCCCGCGCGACGGCCTCCCCGCCACGCGCAACCCCCGCTTCACGGTACCGGAGCGCCGGATCACCGACCGCCTCGCCGCCTCCTCGTACAACAACTTCTACGAGTTCAAGAACAACACGGCGGACCTCAAAAACGTCTGGCCGGTAACGGGTGCCTACGAACCATTCCCGATGACGCTGGAGGTGCGGGGCCTCGTGGAGAAGCCCTTGACGCTGGATGTGGCCGGCCTCATCCGCCGGATGCCCCTGGAGGAGCGCCTCTATCGTTTCCGCTGCGTCGAGGCCTGGTCGATGACGATTCCCTGGACGGGTTTCCCGTTGCGCAAGCTCATCGAGCAGTGCCGGCCGCTCTCGAAGGCCACCCACGTCCGGTTCGTCTGCCTCAACCGGCCCGAGCAGATGCCCGGCCTGGCCGCCTCGAAATCGTTCTATCCCTGGCCGTACTACGAAGGGCTCCGGATGGACGAGGCCGTGAACGAGCTGGCCTTCGTCGCCACCGGCATGTACGGCGAGCCCCTGCCGAAACAGAACGGCTCCCCCCTCCGCCTGGTGCTTCCCTGGAAGTACGGCTACAAGGGGCCGAAGGCGTTCGTCCGGATCGAGTTCGTAGACCGCCAGCCGCCGACGTTCTGGAACGACCTGCAGCCGAACGAATACGGCTTCCTCTCGAACGTCAACCCGAACATCCCGCACCCGCGCTGGAGCCAGGCCTCGGAGCGGTTCATGGCGAGCCTGGACGATGTGCGCCGCGTCCCGACACAGCTCTTCAACGGGTACACCGAGTGGGTCGGCCACCTCTATCCCGACGAGCCGACGACACCCGTCCGCCCGATGGCACGTTGA
- a CDS encoding TonB-dependent receptor, whose protein sequence is MLTYRRTLRPVPAAFWIAGLLCWVLGPTAVPAQPATVHGFVADETGRPLAGASAVLMDAATGQQRYGTATGLDGTFRLERVRPGAYRLAVTFVGYAAHEEPVEVAGGATLEVRVRLVATAIPQPEVVVTETRARPGLTPITYSNLTARDLEVQPAMKDLPVHLATLPSITYYSENGNGIGYSYLRMRGFDQRRLAVAINGVPQNDPEEHNVFWINFFDIEGSVEDIQVQRGAASAFYGPTAIGGAINIVAMPYRPYPYAEVELGYGTFDTQQYSVEANTGLLADRFIVYGRFSRLRSDGYRDWSWTRFTRFFAGVRYLTENATWTLQAYGGPQRDGLAFSGIPKAANKEALPDGSGGVIDRRYNASAFSGDVEDFHQPHVELHHEWRLAPDWRLSQVAFWIRGIGYFDFDGSFRSANYLRLPDGFVPEDQRDLPLFIVKPEASVFFRAFLDQWQLGWMPRLTHAHAGGETTFGAEARLHRSLRWGRIQEATGLPAHLVGPENDVRVYSFRGEKAIVSAFVSHRFRPHARLAVQADAQLTYRHYRIYDEAFFGNRFKKPYVFFNPRLGVTFNPERPFSAYASVALAGREPRMKSLYDGEEAGAGFTPRFERRPDGSLDVDRPFVKPEHLVDVEAGVAVRRPRYRLAANLFFMDFRDEIVPSGGLDQFGVPRTGNAEHTRHVGLEVEAALRLAPGLDLTGNATLSRNRFVAFTEYVVQEDGTTAGRDRSGNPIAGFPEQTANLGLRYQRHGLTASVHARFAGKQYVDNTGGRLPDGTRSPERVVDPYTLVDASFRYAFPEGSPFRGLALAFDVNNVFDGKVLLFGNEGFGTPQFFPAATRHVFAGLTYTLR, encoded by the coding sequence ATGTTGACCTACAGGAGAACTTTGCGGCCGGTACCTGCTGCGTTCTGGATCGCGGGGCTACTGTGCTGGGTGCTGGGGCCGACGGCGGTTCCGGCGCAGCCTGCCACCGTGCACGGCTTCGTCGCCGACGAGACGGGAAGGCCACTGGCCGGCGCCAGCGCGGTGCTCATGGACGCCGCCACCGGGCAACAGCGCTACGGCACGGCGACCGGGCTCGACGGTACGTTCCGGCTCGAACGGGTGCGGCCCGGTGCCTACCGCCTCGCCGTCACGTTCGTCGGGTACGCGGCGCACGAGGAGCCGGTCGAGGTGGCCGGCGGGGCGACGCTCGAGGTTCGCGTCCGGCTGGTGGCCACGGCGATCCCACAGCCCGAGGTGGTCGTGACCGAGACGCGCGCGCGCCCCGGCCTGACCCCCATCACCTACAGCAACCTGACGGCGCGTGACCTGGAGGTGCAGCCCGCCATGAAGGACCTGCCGGTTCACCTGGCAACGCTGCCCTCGATCACCTACTATTCCGAGAACGGCAACGGCATCGGCTATTCGTACCTGCGCATGCGCGGCTTCGACCAGCGCCGCCTGGCTGTGGCGATCAACGGCGTGCCGCAGAACGACCCGGAGGAGCACAACGTCTTCTGGATCAACTTCTTCGACATCGAAGGTTCGGTCGAAGACATCCAGGTGCAGCGCGGGGCCGCTTCGGCCTTCTATGGCCCGACGGCCATCGGCGGCGCCATCAACATCGTGGCGATGCCCTACCGGCCCTATCCGTACGCCGAGGTGGAGCTCGGTTACGGCACGTTCGACACGCAGCAGTACAGTGTGGAGGCCAACACCGGCCTGCTCGCCGACCGCTTCATCGTCTACGGGCGTTTCAGCCGCCTGCGCTCCGACGGCTACCGCGACTGGTCCTGGACGCGGTTCACCCGCTTCTTCGCCGGGGTGCGCTACCTGACCGAGAACGCCACGTGGACGCTCCAGGCCTACGGCGGCCCCCAGCGGGACGGCCTCGCTTTTTCGGGCATCCCCAAGGCCGCCAACAAGGAGGCCCTCCCGGACGGCTCGGGCGGGGTCATCGACCGGCGCTACAACGCCAGCGCCTTCTCCGGCGACGTGGAGGACTTTCACCAGCCGCACGTCGAACTCCACCACGAGTGGCGCCTGGCCCCGGACTGGCGGCTCAGCCAGGTGGCCTTCTGGATCCGCGGCATCGGCTACTTCGACTTCGACGGGTCGTTTCGCTCGGCCAACTACCTTCGCCTTCCCGACGGCTTCGTGCCCGAGGACCAGCGCGACCTGCCGCTGTTCATCGTAAAACCCGAGGCCTCGGTGTTCTTCCGCGCTTTTCTGGATCAGTGGCAGCTCGGCTGGATGCCCCGGCTGACACATGCACACGCCGGAGGGGAGACGACCTTCGGCGCGGAGGCCCGGCTGCACCGCTCGCTCCGCTGGGGCCGCATCCAGGAGGCGACGGGGCTGCCCGCACACCTCGTCGGGCCGGAAAACGATGTGCGGGTCTATTCCTTCCGCGGGGAGAAAGCCATCGTCTCGGCCTTCGTGAGCCATCGCTTTCGCCCGCACGCACGGCTGGCCGTGCAGGCCGACGCCCAGCTCACCTACCGGCACTACCGGATCTACGACGAGGCGTTCTTCGGGAACCGCTTCAAGAAGCCCTACGTGTTCTTCAACCCCCGCCTCGGGGTGACCTTCAATCCGGAGCGTCCTTTCAGTGCCTATGCGAGTGTGGCGCTGGCCGGCCGCGAGCCGCGCATGAAATCGCTCTACGACGGGGAAGAGGCCGGCGCCGGCTTCACCCCGCGGTTCGAGCGGCGACCGGACGGCTCGCTCGATGTGGATCGTCCCTTCGTCAAACCCGAGCACCTCGTCGACGTGGAGGCCGGCGTTGCGGTCCGGCGGCCGCGCTATCGCCTGGCGGCGAACCTCTTCTTCATGGACTTCCGCGACGAGATCGTGCCCAGCGGCGGGCTCGACCAGTTCGGCGTCCCGCGCACCGGCAACGCCGAGCACACCCGCCACGTCGGCCTCGAGGTGGAGGCGGCGCTACGCCTGGCGCCCGGCCTCGACCTGACGGGCAATGCCACCCTCAGCCGCAACCGGTTCGTCGCCTTCACCGAGTACGTCGTGCAGGAAGACGGGACGACCGCCGGGCGCGACCGCTCGGGCAACCCGATCGCCGGCTTTCCCGAGCAGACGGCCAACCTGGGGCTGCGTTACCAGCGCCACGGGCTGACGGCCTCGGTGCACGCCCGCTTCGCCGGCAAGCAGTACGTCGACAATACCGGCGGCCGCCTGCCCGATGGCACCCGCTCGCCGGAACGGGTGGTGGACCCTTACACGCTCGTGGATGCCTCCTTCCGCTATGCCTTCCCGGAAGGCTCTCCGTTCCGGGGGCTGGCGCTCGCCTTCGACGTGAACAACGTCTTCGACGGCAAGGTGCTGCTCTTCGGGAACGAAGGGTTCGGCACCCCGCAGTTCTTTCCGGCGGCCACGCGCCACGTGTTCGCCGGGCTGACGTATACGCTTCGCTGA
- a CDS encoding pseudouridine synthase translates to METNLPDVLEVLYQDEHYVAVNKPAGLLVHRSRIARDADRFALQMVRDQVGQWVYPVHRLDRPTSGVLLFGLSSEAARHLGLALAERTVRKTYLAVVRGHPGPRGRVVRPLKEPRDEPVDDAEPDDRQSRPAVTLYRRLAAVELPVAVSRYPTSRYALVALRPRTGRRHQLRRHMKHIAHPIIGDRKYGDPRHNQFFELQLGCRRMLLHARRLAFRHPYTGAPVTIEAGLDDGFATVLERLGWGPLPC, encoded by the coding sequence ATGGAGACCAACCTGCCCGATGTGCTCGAAGTGTTGTATCAGGACGAACATTATGTGGCGGTGAACAAGCCGGCGGGGTTGCTGGTGCATCGGAGCCGGATCGCCCGGGATGCCGACCGGTTCGCGTTACAGATGGTGCGCGACCAGGTCGGGCAGTGGGTCTACCCGGTGCACCGGCTCGACCGGCCGACCTCCGGGGTGTTGCTCTTCGGCCTGAGTTCCGAGGCGGCGCGGCACCTGGGCCTCGCCCTGGCCGAGCGGACGGTGCGCAAGACCTACCTTGCCGTCGTCCGGGGCCATCCCGGGCCGCGCGGCCGGGTCGTGCGTCCCCTCAAAGAGCCGCGGGACGAACCCGTCGACGACGCGGAACCGGACGACCGGCAGTCGCGCCCGGCCGTGACCCTCTACCGCCGGCTCGCCGCCGTCGAGTTGCCGGTGGCCGTCAGCCGTTATCCGACGAGCCGCTATGCCCTGGTGGCCCTGCGCCCGCGCACGGGCAGGCGGCACCAGCTCCGGCGCCACATGAAGCACATCGCCCACCCCATCATCGGCGACCGCAAGTACGGCGACCCCCGGCACAACCAGTTCTTCGAGCTGCAGCTCGGGTGCCGCCGGATGCTGCTGCATGCACGCCGCCTGGCTTTCCGCCATCCGTACACCGGAGCCCCGGTGACGATCGAGGCCGGTCTGGACGACGGCTTCGCGACGGTGCTCGAACGGCTCGGCTGGGGACCGCTTCCATGTTGA
- a CDS encoding DUF4835 family protein: MRSLNAFQLPRYRTGTRWLAIGCLGLLMMAGSRPATAQEFNCRVSVNYQNLTGSDFSFLQDLQQAVSEYLNQRSWTEDRFLDHERIDCSFSIFFQEAVSLSSFRARLVIALSRPIYGTSGQTNVVQISDENWRFDYTRGTPLIHDIDRFDPLTSVLDFYAYLLLGYDYDTFSSLGGTKYFQQARLIAELARSSGAPGWTQLGGDRSRGELISQIQDPRFQPLRQVYFDYHFNGLDLFTSDPDRARANILGVLETLREINRDVSRAYVLDLFFSTKFQELAAVFEGSSLRTQAYDLLAELDPSHLNEYNKLVQ, encoded by the coding sequence ATGCGGTCCCTGAACGCGTTCCAGCTACCCCGCTACCGGACAGGCACCCGGTGGCTCGCCATCGGATGCCTGGGCCTGCTCATGATGGCCGGCTCACGCCCGGCAACGGCGCAGGAGTTCAACTGCCGGGTGAGTGTCAACTACCAGAACCTCACCGGGTCGGACTTCTCGTTCCTGCAAGACCTTCAGCAGGCCGTCAGCGAATACCTCAACCAGCGAAGCTGGACCGAAGACCGCTTCCTCGACCACGAACGCATCGACTGTTCTTTCTCCATCTTCTTCCAGGAGGCCGTGAGCCTCTCCAGCTTTCGCGCCCGGCTCGTCATCGCACTGAGCCGGCCCATCTACGGCACGAGCGGGCAGACGAACGTCGTCCAGATCAGCGACGAGAACTGGCGGTTCGACTACACACGCGGCACCCCCCTGATTCATGACATCGACCGCTTCGACCCCCTGACCTCGGTGCTCGATTTCTACGCGTACCTGCTGCTCGGCTACGACTACGACACCTTCAGCTCGCTCGGCGGGACGAAGTATTTCCAGCAGGCCCGCCTGATCGCCGAGCTGGCGCGCTCGTCCGGCGCTCCCGGGTGGACCCAGCTCGGCGGAGATCGCAGCCGCGGCGAGTTGATCTCCCAGATCCAGGACCCCCGCTTCCAGCCGCTTCGCCAGGTCTATTTCGATTATCACTTCAACGGGCTCGACCTCTTCACGTCCGACCCCGACCGGGCCCGCGCCAACATCCTGGGGGTGCTCGAAACCCTGCGTGAGATCAACCGGGACGTGTCGCGGGCCTACGTGCTCGACCTCTTCTTCTCGACGAAATTCCAGGAGCTGGCGGCGGTCTTCGAGGGATCTTCGCTGCGTACCCAGGCCTATGACCTGCTGGCCGAGCTGGATCCGTCCCACCTGAACGAGTACAACAAGCTCGTGCAGTGA
- a CDS encoding SprT-like domain-containing protein, protein MTVRASGAAGGPGEEGLGEVEAGARRLMGELGLRHLGASLFSLGWTFGFDRARRRPGCCRWRRGEVPLKRITLSKHFAAALGWAGMEAVMRHEIAHALDFETRGRSGHDDVWKAWALQCGAEPTRCYEGDEPAGAAAPYQGTCPSCGAVYPFYRRLKRPRACGACCDRYNGGRYAAAFRLVIRRR, encoded by the coding sequence GTGACGGTCCGGGCGAGCGGGGCGGCAGGAGGGCCGGGCGAGGAGGGCCTCGGGGAGGTGGAGGCGGGCGCCCGGCGGTTGATGGGCGAACTCGGCCTCCGGCACCTGGGCGCTTCCCTTTTCAGTCTCGGCTGGACGTTCGGCTTCGACCGCGCACGCCGCCGGCCCGGCTGCTGCCGGTGGCGGCGGGGCGAGGTGCCCCTGAAACGCATCACCCTGTCGAAGCATTTTGCGGCGGCGCTGGGATGGGCGGGGATGGAAGCCGTGATGCGGCACGAGATCGCGCACGCGCTGGACTTCGAGACGCGGGGCCGCAGCGGGCACGACGATGTGTGGAAGGCCTGGGCCCTGCAGTGCGGGGCCGAGCCGACGCGATGCTACGAGGGCGACGAGCCGGCCGGGGCCGCCGCCCCCTACCAGGGCACCTGCCCCTCCTGCGGGGCCGTCTATCCTTTCTACCGCCGCCTGAAACGGCCCCGGGCCTGCGGGGCGTGCTGCGACCGGTATAACGGCGGGCGATATGCTGCGGCCTTTCGGCTCGTGATCCGCAGACGCTAG